From Candidatus Nitricoxidivorans perseverans, the proteins below share one genomic window:
- a CDS encoding cation diffusion facilitator family transporter, protein MAESTMMTDSGVPSLQRYAWISIGAAIATILLKGVAWQLTGSVGLLSDAIESFVNLAGALMALWMLWLAEQPADEDHPHGHGKAEYFSSAFEGFLIVLAAVSIGYTAIERFINPRPIEAVGIGLVVSVAASVINLLVARLLLKAGREHQSITLEADAHHLMTDVWTSVGVILGVGLVAMSGWNWLDPTIAVLVAANIVWTGWQLMHRSASGLMDTALPPEQKRLITEVFDRYIEQGIAYHALRTRQAGRRSFISFHALVPGKWSVQEAHNWVERIERDLRTAIPNCHITSHLEPIDDPCSMDDQALDRAR, encoded by the coding sequence ATGGCAGAAAGCACGATGATGACTGACTCGGGCGTACCCAGCCTGCAACGCTATGCGTGGATTTCCATTGGTGCCGCAATTGCGACCATTCTGCTCAAGGGGGTGGCATGGCAGCTGACCGGATCGGTCGGCCTGCTCTCGGATGCCATCGAGTCCTTTGTCAATCTCGCGGGCGCGCTCATGGCGCTGTGGATGCTCTGGCTGGCGGAACAACCTGCCGACGAGGATCACCCGCACGGACACGGTAAGGCCGAGTATTTCTCCAGCGCCTTCGAGGGTTTCCTGATTGTCCTGGCGGCCGTCAGCATTGGTTATACGGCAATCGAACGATTCATAAATCCCCGGCCGATCGAGGCTGTCGGCATTGGATTGGTTGTTTCAGTTGCGGCCTCAGTCATAAACCTGCTTGTGGCACGCTTGCTATTGAAGGCAGGCCGCGAGCATCAGTCCATTACGCTCGAAGCTGATGCCCACCATCTGATGACGGATGTCTGGACCTCCGTTGGCGTCATCCTTGGGGTGGGACTTGTGGCGATGTCAGGCTGGAACTGGCTGGATCCGACGATTGCAGTGCTCGTTGCCGCGAACATTGTCTGGACGGGATGGCAGTTGATGCATCGCTCAGCTTCCGGGCTTATGGACACTGCTTTGCCGCCAGAGCAAAAGCGCCTCATTACCGAAGTCTTCGATCGCTACATCGAACAGGGCATCGCCTACCACGCCTTGCGGACACGACAGGCTGGACGACGGTCGTTCATCAGTTTCCATGCGCTAGTGCCGGGAAAATGGTCAGTTCAGGAGGCCCATAACTGGGTTGAGCGAATTGAACGTGACCTGAGGACAGCGATCCCCAACTGCCATATCACTTCCCATCTGGAGCCGATAGATGATCCATGTTCAATGGATGATCAGGCACTTGATCGGGCTAGGTAA
- a CDS encoding ABC transporter ATP-binding protein, which yields MSLRIELRHEAPRLDFAAELPEGVITALVGPSGSGKTSVLRAIAGLLQPRQARITLAGETWDEGPVRHLPTQQRPIGFVPQHYGLFPHLTALGNVETALLALPAAERKARALAYLEAAHVDDCAERRPRQLSGGQKQRVALARAIAREPKLLLLDEPFSAVDRATRKSLYVELRLLHASRPTMILLVTHDLDEAAQLASHLVLLDAGRVIQAGPTDEVLTHPTTDIAARLLDIPNIFSGAIEHLEGRTHLHWGPHRLVIGKSEHSEKSCRFAVLPQNVLLVRPDKPWGGHLENPIDGRIADILQLGPEAVVWIEPAGLPSERLQMRLPARALKRHAMTIGDNVQFSLRAADLILLQ from the coding sequence ATGAGTTTGCGCATCGAACTCCGCCATGAAGCGCCGCGGCTCGATTTCGCCGCCGAACTGCCAGAAGGCGTGATCACCGCGCTGGTCGGGCCGTCGGGGTCGGGCAAGACCTCGGTGCTGCGCGCGATTGCCGGCCTGTTGCAACCCCGGCAGGCGCGTATCACGCTGGCTGGCGAGACTTGGGACGAGGGCCCGGTGCGCCATCTACCCACGCAGCAGCGGCCCATCGGCTTCGTGCCGCAGCATTACGGCCTGTTTCCGCATCTGACCGCGCTCGGCAACGTCGAGACCGCGCTGCTGGCCTTGCCGGCGGCGGAGCGCAAGGCCAGGGCGCTGGCTTATCTTGAGGCTGCCCATGTGGACGATTGTGCGGAACGGCGCCCAAGGCAGTTGTCCGGCGGTCAAAAACAGCGCGTGGCACTGGCGCGTGCGATTGCTCGGGAACCCAAGTTGCTATTGCTTGATGAACCCTTCTCGGCGGTGGATCGCGCCACCCGGAAATCGCTTTACGTCGAACTGCGCCTGCTGCATGCCAGCAGGCCGACGATGATTCTGCTGGTCACGCACGATCTCGACGAGGCGGCACAACTCGCTTCCCATCTCGTGCTGCTCGACGCCGGCAGGGTGATTCAGGCCGGCCCAACGGATGAAGTGCTCACGCATCCAACCACTGATATTGCTGCACGCCTGCTCGATATTCCCAATATCTTTTCCGGCGCGATCGAACATTTGGAAGGTCGAACCCATCTGCACTGGGGGCCGCATCGTTTAGTCATCGGCAAGAGCGAGCATTCGGAGAAAAGCTGCCGCTTTGCCGTCCTGCCGCAAAACGTTCTGCTGGTTCGCCCCGATAAACCATGGGGAGGCCACTTGGAGAATCCAATCGATGGTCGGATCGCAGACATCCTGCAACTGGGACCGGAAGCCGTTGTCTGGATTGAGCCGGCCGGATTGCCGAGCGAACGCTTACAAATGCGTCTGCCAGCTAGAGCACTCAAGCGCCATGCCATGACGATCGGCGATAACGTACAGTTCAGCCTGCGGGCAGCGGATCTGATTCTTTTGCAGTAG
- a CDS encoding class III cytochrome C family protein, with product MNRTLKWILAANLIVLAILAFVYPHLMVGPGKLIPGHTKLESDCFACHASFTGAESERCVSCHKPEEIGKLTTTGLPVQKPLTSTPFHQKLIRSDCIACHSDHAGVKRFRPTGQFNHRLLEKATREECQGCHKSPKDSLHQQITGNCSQCHSQDKWTPATFDHAKYFELDRDHNVKCATCHVRNDYSSYTCYGCHEHSQEKIRRKHIKEGIRDYSNCAECHKNADEHDIRMPGREREGKRKHGRKHDDD from the coding sequence ATGAACCGCACGCTGAAGTGGATCCTTGCCGCCAACCTGATTGTGTTGGCCATTCTGGCTTTCGTCTATCCCCACCTGATGGTTGGCCCTGGCAAGTTGATTCCTGGCCATACAAAACTGGAATCAGACTGCTTTGCCTGTCACGCCTCCTTCACCGGTGCCGAATCGGAACGGTGCGTCAGCTGTCACAAGCCGGAGGAAATCGGCAAACTCACCACGACAGGTCTGCCAGTCCAGAAGCCTCTGACATCGACACCGTTCCACCAAAAACTCATCCGCTCGGACTGCATCGCCTGCCATAGCGATCATGCCGGGGTGAAACGTTTCCGACCGACCGGGCAGTTCAATCATCGGTTGCTGGAGAAGGCGACCCGCGAAGAATGTCAGGGTTGCCATAAGTCCCCCAAGGACAGTCTCCACCAGCAGATCACAGGCAATTGCAGTCAATGCCACAGCCAGGACAAATGGACGCCTGCCACCTTCGATCACGCGAAGTATTTCGAGCTGGATCGCGACCACAATGTGAAATGCGCAACCTGCCATGTCCGCAACGACTACAGCAGCTATACCTGCTATGGCTGTCACGAGCACTCGCAGGAAAAGATCCGCCGCAAGCACATCAAGGAGGGCATCCGCGACTACAGCAACTGCGCCGAATGTCACAAGAACGCCGACGAACACGATATCCGAATGCCAGGAAGGGAGCGTGAGGGAAAAAGGAAGCATGGCAGAAAGCACGATGATGACTGA
- a CDS encoding DUF533 domain-containing protein yields the protein MTLEEQRSILALCLHAAFADGVKDDREREEVKRIAESLSEGTPGLDMARLYQDVLLKRLPLDTAAGTLSDIGQRQFAYEMAVCVCEADGRMSPTERTFLDELKRSLNLDVGQSSAIEQAIDPIVSAADLPVKQLDQVGPLDAELDKTILNSALLNGALELLPQSWASMAIIPLQIRMVYGIGKAHGVELDQGHIKEFIAAAGVGLTSQYLEQFGRKLLGGLLGKAAGKTFGKIGRAATGMAFSFATTYALGQVAKRYYAGGRTMSTALLQETFQSLLTPAKQLQQQYLPQMEHKAQSLDMGQVMSLVRGGVIGS from the coding sequence ATGACACTCGAAGAACAACGTTCCATCCTCGCCCTGTGCCTGCATGCCGCCTTTGCCGATGGCGTCAAGGACGACCGTGAACGCGAAGAGGTAAAACGCATTGCGGAGTCACTATCCGAAGGCACCCCTGGCCTCGATATGGCCCGCCTGTATCAAGACGTCCTGCTCAAACGCCTGCCGCTGGACACGGCGGCAGGCACACTTTCCGATATCGGGCAGCGCCAGTTCGCCTACGAAATGGCAGTTTGTGTCTGCGAGGCTGACGGGCGCATGAGTCCGACCGAACGCACCTTCCTTGACGAACTCAAGCGTTCCCTGAATCTCGACGTTGGCCAATCCAGTGCAATCGAACAGGCGATCGATCCGATTGTTTCCGCCGCCGATTTGCCTGTGAAGCAGTTGGATCAAGTCGGCCCCCTGGATGCTGAACTGGACAAGACAATCCTCAACAGCGCCCTGCTTAACGGAGCACTTGAACTGTTACCCCAGTCCTGGGCATCGATGGCGATCATTCCGCTCCAAATCCGCATGGTGTATGGCATCGGTAAGGCTCATGGAGTTGAACTGGATCAAGGGCATATCAAGGAGTTCATCGCCGCCGCGGGAGTCGGTCTGACCTCGCAGTATCTGGAGCAGTTCGGCCGAAAGCTGCTTGGCGGCTTGCTGGGCAAGGCGGCAGGAAAAACCTTCGGGAAGATCGGTCGCGCTGCCACCGGCATGGCCTTCTCATTCGCCACCACCTATGCGCTCGGTCAGGTGGCGAAGCGGTATTACGCCGGTGGTCGGACCATGAGTACCGCGTTGTTGCAGGAAACTTTCCAGAGCCTGCTGACTCCTGCCAAGCAGTTGCAGCAGCAGTACCTCCCGCAAATGGAACATAAGGCGCAGTCACTGGATATGGGGCAGGTGATGAGTTTGGTGCGGGGGGGGGTGATCGGTAGTTAG
- the modB gene encoding molybdate ABC transporter permease subunit gives MDSAAFVLSLKLALATLLVLVPLALIGARALARWSSPARPWVEGLLALPLVLPPTVIGYYLLVAMGGHSPLGQWFEAVTGHTLAFSFTGLVVASVVFNIPFAVQPMQRAFEAIEPEVLEAAKCCGLSAWQSFVRIELPLAWPGILSAGVMTFAHTLGEFGVVLMVGGNIPGETQTIAIAIYDRVQSFDHGAAGAMSLALLVISLATIAISYGLADRLLKARRA, from the coding sequence ATGGATAGCGCGGCATTCGTCCTTTCGCTCAAGCTGGCGCTGGCCACGCTGCTGGTGCTGGTGCCGCTTGCCTTGATCGGCGCGCGGGCGCTGGCGCGCTGGTCGTCGCCAGCCCGTCCCTGGGTCGAGGGTCTGCTTGCGTTGCCGCTGGTGCTGCCGCCAACGGTGATCGGCTATTACCTGCTGGTTGCGATGGGCGGCCATTCGCCGCTCGGCCAGTGGTTCGAGGCAGTCACCGGCCACACGCTGGCCTTTAGTTTCACCGGGCTGGTCGTCGCCTCGGTGGTCTTCAACATCCCGTTCGCCGTGCAGCCGATGCAGCGCGCCTTCGAGGCCATCGAACCGGAAGTGCTCGAAGCGGCGAAGTGCTGCGGCCTGTCGGCCTGGCAAAGCTTCGTGCGCATCGAACTGCCGCTGGCCTGGCCGGGCATCCTGTCGGCGGGCGTGATGACCTTCGCGCATACGCTGGGCGAGTTCGGCGTGGTGCTGATGGTCGGCGGCAACATTCCCGGCGAGACGCAGACCATCGCCATCGCGATCTACGACCGCGTGCAGTCCTTCGATCATGGCGCGGCCGGCGCGATGTCGCTCGCCTTGCTGGTGATCTCGCTGGCGACCATCGCCATCTCCTACGGCCTCGCCGACCGTCTGCTGAAAGCGCGTCGCGCATGA
- a CDS encoding sulfite exporter TauE/SafE family protein: MGTFHFAVANIDTFLWLPPLAGFVLAFFCSMVGISGAFLLMPFQLSVLGYAGPSASATNLIYNLISIPGSVWRYQQDKRLWWRLGLIITAGGIPGTWLGAWVRTHHLAVRADFEIFVALVLLYLGARMLADVMRRSPPGNSDPLEPSLPSLIPVLAFSFAVGVVGTIYGIGGGSFMVPILVTFFRLPVHAVAGATLTATLLTSVSAVIGYAVLPTPVGVVASPDWALGALFGMGGLVGGNLGARCQRHVPQRALKGFLAIVLLGLALRYLFA, translated from the coding sequence GTGGGAACGTTCCATTTTGCCGTTGCCAACATCGATACCTTCCTCTGGTTGCCGCCTTTGGCCGGCTTTGTATTGGCATTCTTCTGCTCGATGGTCGGCATCTCGGGAGCCTTCCTGCTGATGCCCTTCCAGCTTTCCGTGCTCGGTTACGCCGGCCCGTCGGCCAGCGCAACGAACCTGATCTACAACCTGATCTCGATTCCCGGCTCGGTTTGGCGCTACCAGCAAGACAAGCGCCTCTGGTGGCGCCTCGGACTCATCATCACGGCCGGTGGCATACCGGGGACGTGGCTTGGCGCCTGGGTACGCACCCATCACCTAGCCGTGCGGGCGGATTTCGAGATTTTCGTGGCGCTGGTTCTGCTTTACCTGGGAGCGCGCATGCTGGCGGATGTCATGCGCCGGTCACCACCCGGAAACAGCGACCCATTAGAGCCGTCGCTCCCTTCGCTGATCCCCGTGCTGGCGTTTTCCTTCGCGGTCGGCGTCGTCGGCACGATCTACGGCATCGGTGGCGGTTCGTTCATGGTGCCGATCCTCGTCACCTTCTTTCGCCTGCCGGTGCATGCCGTCGCCGGGGCAACGCTCACGGCGACCTTGCTGACCTCGGTATCCGCCGTGATTGGATACGCAGTGCTGCCCACACCTGTCGGCGTGGTTGCCTCCCCCGACTGGGCGCTCGGCGCTTTGTTCGGCATGGGTGGACTAGTCGGCGGCAATCTTGGGGCACGCTGTCAGCGCCATGTGCCGCAGAGGGCACTCAAGGGCTTCCTGGCCATCGTGCTGCTCGGACTGGCGCTGCGCTACCTGTTCGCTTGA